GGCGATGACTTCGACCCCGGCTTGTCTTCGTTCGGCGCGTTTGCTGACAAGCCAAAGATGCCAGGCATAGACGGGCGCTCCTGGCACGGCGAGATAGAGGATGTAACCGAAGCCTTCGAGGATGATCCCGATCAATGCCAGGGCGGAGATCAGCCCATAGACGAGCACCCAGAACCGCGCGGCGGGAAGATCCGCAGCCGGGCGACGTCCGCTCAGGGCTTTGACGGTCACTGTCAGCGGCTGTCGCATCAAAAAAGCGGACATCGCCGCGATGACGAGATAAAGGGTCGAATTGCGAACCGTCCCGCCTTCGAATATCCCGATCAATAACGGACTGAGGATGAACACCCATGAGCCGTGGTCCTGCGGCAGGGCAACATGGCGTTTGAAAAGACTGCGCATCGACACAAGGATAAAGGAAAAGAAATTTGTGCGCAAGGTCGGTGTACGGCGCGCGTCTGGGTATAATTATGGAAAATTTTCAGGAGAGATATGCATGTCGAAAAAGAAATTGGTCAAAAAGAATAAGAATCAACCGGTTACCACGGAAAGATACATCCAATATGCCGCCGGGGGAGTTGTCCTGCTTGTTCTTGCGTTCTTCGCCTGGCAGTATTTGCCGAAGCAAAGCGCCGCACAGCAGAGTTCGCCTATCTGCGATCAATTCGCGGATATTCCCGCCGCGGATCAGTACGACTCCGCGCCGCCGATGAAGGTGGATGAAGGAAAAAAATATTTCGCAAGCGTCGAAATGGAGAACGGCGGACAGTTCGAGATCCAGCTCTACCCCGATAAGGCGCCCATCACAGTGAACAGTTTTGTGTTCCTGGCATGCAAGGGTTTTTACGACGGCGTGACCTTCCACCGCGTGCTCGAGGGGTTCATGGCGCAGGGCGGCGACCCGACCGGCACAGGCTCGGGCGGACCCGGTTATCAATTCGTCAACGAAGACAGCGACCTGACCTTCGATAAGGAAGGCGTGGTGGCGATGGCGAACTCGGGGCGCGATACGAACGGAAGCCAGTTCTTCATCACGTTCGGTCCGCAGGAATTCTTGAACGGCGGATATACCATCTTCGGTCAGGTGGTCGAAGGGATGGATGTGGTCAACGGGATCACCCTGCGCGACCCGGACCAGGCTCCCGCGTTCGAGGGCGATAAGATCGTTTCGATCGTGATTTCGGAAGAATGATCGTTTTACGAAGTGACAGTCACCTCGAAGGTGACTGTCACTTTATTTTATGGAGACGCCATGCCCGAAAAAACATCCCGCACAGAAACTCACGGCTGCATCGTCTGTGGCAAACTGCATCAACTTTTTGTGGTGTATGAGCCGGACGGTCGTTTATTCGACTTTAAAGTGATGAGCGCGGATGGAAAGAAGGTCGCCCATTCGAAGCGCCCGCTTGTGGCTTGCGAGAAGCACAGGGAAGCGGACGTCGAGGCGGCGGTGCGGCGTGTGTACCCGGAGCGGGAGGAGGAGGATCAATAGTCCAGCGGCGGCTTTGTGCCGTCCGGGATGGGGGAGACGTATTTTGCAGCGGCTCGTTTTTGTTTATATTCCTCGACCGCTTTTTTCCGCAGCGCATCGTCCTTCATGAATTCCAGCGCCGCGGCGCCCATCACTTTGCCCGCATATAACATCCCGCGCTGGCCGATGCCCATCTTTCCCTGGGCGACGATCTGCCAGGAATGACCGGGCGAGCCGAGCGCCCAGCAGGCGGTGAG
This portion of the Anaerolineales bacterium genome encodes:
- a CDS encoding peptidylprolyl isomerase, with translation MKVDEGKKYFASVEMENGGQFEIQLYPDKAPITVNSFVFLACKGFYDGVTFHRVLEGFMAQGGDPTGTGSGGPGYQFVNEDSDLTFDKEGVVAMANSGRDTNGSQFFITFGPQEFLNGGYTIFGQVVEGMDVVNGITLRDPDQAPAFEGDKIVSIVISEE